In Devosia litorisediminis, one genomic interval encodes:
- a CDS encoding CmpA/NrtA family ABC transporter substrate-binding protein, translating to MAPLGAHAEMLDVEKDELKFGFIKLTDMAPLAIAYELGYFEDEGLYVTLEPQANWKVLLDGVITGTLDGAHMLAGQPLAATIGYGTEAHIVTPFSMDLNGNAITVSNAVWELMKPNLEMGADGLPQHPISAAALLPVIDQFADEGRPFNMGMVFPVSTHNYELRYWLAAGGVNPGYYSPDDVSGQIGAKAYLSVTPPPQMPSTMEAGTIDGYAVGEPWNQAAVFKKIGVPVITDYELWKNNPEKVFGMTAEFVEENPNTTIAITKALIRAAKWLDENDNANRLEAVDILSRSEYVGADAEVIANSMTGTFEYEPGDIRDVPDFNVFYRYFATYPYYSDAIWYLTQMRRWGQIAEDKSDDWYADVAKSVYRPDIYLQAARMLVDEGMIAEGDIPWDTDGFRPSTDEFIDGIAYDGRTPNAYIDSLPIGLKTGETAASK from the coding sequence ATGGCACCGCTGGGTGCCCACGCCGAAATGCTCGACGTGGAGAAGGATGAGCTCAAATTCGGCTTCATCAAACTGACCGATATGGCGCCGCTCGCCATCGCTTATGAGCTGGGTTATTTCGAAGATGAAGGGCTCTATGTGACGCTGGAGCCGCAGGCCAACTGGAAGGTGCTGCTGGATGGCGTGATTACCGGCACGCTTGACGGCGCGCATATGCTGGCGGGCCAGCCGCTGGCGGCAACCATCGGGTATGGCACCGAAGCCCATATCGTCACCCCCTTCTCAATGGACCTCAATGGCAATGCCATCACGGTGTCCAACGCGGTCTGGGAACTGATGAAGCCCAATCTGGAAATGGGTGCCGACGGCTTGCCACAACATCCCATCAGTGCAGCAGCACTGCTACCGGTCATCGACCAGTTCGCCGATGAGGGCCGTCCTTTCAATATGGGCATGGTGTTCCCGGTCTCGACCCACAATTACGAGCTGCGCTACTGGCTTGCGGCCGGTGGGGTCAATCCTGGTTATTACTCACCTGACGATGTATCCGGCCAGATTGGCGCCAAGGCCTATCTGTCGGTTACGCCTCCACCGCAGATGCCCTCGACCATGGAAGCGGGCACCATTGACGGTTATGCCGTTGGCGAGCCCTGGAACCAGGCTGCGGTGTTCAAGAAGATCGGCGTGCCGGTCATCACCGATTACGAGCTTTGGAAGAACAACCCCGAAAAAGTGTTCGGCATGACCGCCGAATTTGTCGAGGAAAATCCCAACACCACCATCGCCATCACCAAGGCGCTGATCCGCGCCGCAAAGTGGCTGGACGAGAACGACAATGCCAATCGCCTTGAAGCGGTCGATATCCTGTCGCGCTCGGAATATGTCGGCGCCGACGCCGAGGTCATTGCGAATTCGATGACCGGCACTTTTGAGTATGAGCCCGGCGACATTCGCGACGTGCCCGACTTCAACGTGTTCTATCGCTACTTTGCGACCTACCCCTACTACTCCGATGCCATCTGGTACCTGACCCAGATGCGCCGCTGGGGGCAGATCGCCGAAGACAAGTCCGATGACTGGTATGCGGACGTCGCCAAGTCAGTGTACCGCCCCGATATCTACCTGCAGGCGGCGCGCATGCTGGTTGACGAGGGCATGATCGCAGAGGGCGACATCCCCTGGGACACCGATGGCTTCCGGCCATCGACCGACGAGTTCATCGACGGCATTGCCTATGATGGCCGCACCCCCAATGCCTATATCGACAGCCTGCCCATTGGCCTGAAGACCGGCGAAACCGCGGCCTCAAAATAG
- a CDS encoding ANTAR domain-containing response regulator: protein MPIPDLSILIIDENRIRASIIEDGLREAGHARVVVIHDVNEVGRTIADTSPDVVFIDLENPKRDTLEHFFSLSRAIQRPIAMFVDRSESQMIEKAVEAGVSAYVVDGLKKERVKPILDMAISRFNAFAKLTRELEQARSELEDRKIIDQAKGILMKTRGLAEADAYALLRSTAMNQNRRMADIAQSLVTAAELLGP from the coding sequence ATGCCCATTCCCGATCTGTCCATTTTGATCATCGACGAGAACCGCATCCGCGCCTCCATCATCGAGGACGGCTTGCGCGAGGCCGGGCATGCACGCGTGGTGGTCATCCACGATGTGAACGAGGTTGGCCGCACGATTGCCGACACCTCTCCCGATGTTGTGTTCATCGACCTGGAGAACCCCAAGCGCGATACGCTGGAGCATTTCTTTTCGCTGTCGCGCGCCATTCAGCGCCCCATCGCGATGTTCGTTGATCGCTCAGAGAGCCAGATGATTGAAAAAGCGGTCGAGGCCGGCGTGTCTGCCTATGTCGTGGACGGCCTGAAAAAGGAGCGAGTCAAACCCATCCTTGATATGGCGATCTCGCGCTTTAATGCTTTCGCCAAGCTGACACGGGAGCTGGAGCAGGCCCGCAGCGAGCTTGAAGACCGCAAGATCATTGATCAGGCCAAGGGCATTTTGATGAAGACCCGCGGTCTGGCCGAAGCGGATGCCTATGCCCTGCTCCGCTCCACCGCCATGAACCAGAACCGAAGGATGGCCGACATCGCTCAAAGCCTTGTCACCGCGGCCGAACTGCTCGGCCCATAG
- a CDS encoding nitrate reductase gives MTLSVASTTTRTTCPYCGVGCGVLATPQADGSVAIAGDPDHPANFGRLCSKGSALGETLSLDGRLLYPESDGARVTWDEALERVASTFKRAITEFGPNSVAFYGSGQLLTEDYYVANKLMKGFIGSGNMDTNSRLCMASSVAGHKRAFGSDTVPGNYEDLELADLIVLVGSNLGWCHPVLYQRIVKAKAERPDMRIVLIDPRRTVSADIADLHLPLQSDGDAALFVGLLAHLANAGVTAPGFIADHTSGVDAALLVAEDWTVARVATATGVPEHAIALFYDWFARTEKTVTVYSQGVNQSAAGTDKVNAIVNCHLLTGRIGRPGMGPFSVTGQPNAMGGREVGGLANTLAAHMDFSPDAIDRVGRFWRSDSIATEPGLKAVDLFAAMGRGEIKAIWIMATNPVDSMPEADMVKAALAACPFVVVSDMSARTDTGVTAHVRLPAAGWGEKDGTVTNSERRISRQRPFLALPGEARPDWWIVSEVARRMGFGDAFGYASPADIFAEHSALTGFENDGSRDLDLSGLIEADYASLAPTQWPVRRASRARMFGDGRFFTPDRKARFVPVLPPPPFAPAPGRFIFNTGRVRDHWHTMTRTGKTPRLSAHYAEPFVEIHPADADRLNIARASLVRLSNRHGSVVVRALVTDRQRRGHLFSPMHWTDQFASNGRIDALVTAKVDPFSSQPALKMAEVEAEPVNAALFGFFVSAQRPALDSAYWAVAEAVGGMRGELAWFEQPADWDHWLRSAFALPQAARIHSMLDSGSGRRSFVVLEQGQLVVALYTAPEPVAVSRQWAVGLLSAQGLSASTVLAGRPGADMPDSGAIVCSCFSVGVNTITAAVTAQGCSTVEAVGACTKAGTNCGSCRAEIRGIIDAHRLAAAE, from the coding sequence ATGACCCTGTCTGTTGCCAGCACCACCACCCGCACCACCTGCCCCTATTGCGGGGTCGGCTGTGGGGTGCTGGCAACCCCACAGGCTGATGGCAGCGTGGCCATCGCCGGTGATCCCGATCACCCGGCCAATTTCGGCCGGTTGTGTTCCAAGGGGTCGGCGCTGGGTGAGACGCTGTCGCTGGATGGACGCCTGCTCTATCCAGAAAGTGATGGCGCCAGAGTCACTTGGGACGAAGCGCTGGAGCGGGTTGCCAGCACCTTCAAGCGAGCCATTACCGAATTCGGACCCAATTCGGTGGCGTTTTATGGCTCTGGTCAGCTGCTGACCGAAGACTATTACGTGGCCAACAAGCTGATGAAGGGCTTCATCGGCAGCGGCAATATGGACACCAATTCGCGGCTGTGCATGGCCTCCTCGGTCGCCGGCCACAAGCGCGCCTTCGGCTCAGACACCGTGCCGGGGAATTACGAGGATCTCGAGTTGGCCGACCTGATTGTGCTGGTGGGGTCCAATCTGGGCTGGTGCCACCCAGTGCTGTATCAGCGCATCGTCAAGGCCAAGGCCGAGCGCCCCGATATGCGGATTGTGCTGATCGACCCGCGCCGCACGGTCAGCGCCGATATTGCCGATCTGCACCTGCCTTTGCAGTCGGATGGCGACGCCGCCCTGTTTGTCGGCCTGCTTGCCCATCTGGCCAATGCTGGCGTCACGGCGCCCGGTTTCATCGCCGACCACACCAGCGGCGTCGACGCGGCCTTGCTGGTGGCCGAGGACTGGACTGTCGCGCGGGTTGCCACGGCCACCGGGGTGCCTGAACACGCCATTGCTCTGTTCTACGACTGGTTCGCGCGGACCGAGAAGACCGTCACGGTCTATTCGCAGGGTGTCAATCAGTCGGCGGCTGGCACCGACAAGGTCAATGCCATCGTCAATTGCCATCTGCTGACCGGTCGTATTGGCCGACCCGGCATGGGCCCCTTCTCGGTCACGGGTCAGCCCAATGCCATGGGTGGTCGCGAAGTGGGTGGACTGGCCAATACGCTGGCCGCCCATATGGATTTCAGCCCGGACGCGATTGACCGCGTCGGCCGGTTCTGGCGCAGCGACAGCATTGCAACCGAGCCTGGGCTCAAGGCCGTCGACCTGTTCGCTGCCATGGGGCGCGGGGAGATCAAGGCGATCTGGATCATGGCAACCAATCCGGTGGATTCCATGCCCGAAGCGGACATGGTCAAAGCAGCTCTGGCCGCCTGCCCCTTCGTTGTGGTCTCCGACATGTCGGCGCGTACCGATACCGGCGTCACGGCCCATGTTCGCCTGCCCGCAGCGGGTTGGGGCGAAAAGGATGGCACAGTCACCAATTCGGAACGCCGCATCTCACGCCAGCGCCCCTTCCTCGCCCTGCCCGGCGAGGCCCGCCCCGACTGGTGGATCGTCAGCGAGGTGGCTAGGCGGATGGGGTTTGGCGATGCCTTTGGCTATGCCAGCCCAGCCGATATTTTTGCCGAGCACTCAGCCCTGACCGGCTTTGAAAATGATGGCAGCCGCGATCTTGATCTGTCCGGTCTGATCGAGGCCGATTATGCCAGTCTGGCGCCGACACAATGGCCTGTGCGGCGGGCGTCACGCGCCCGCATGTTTGGTGATGGCCGGTTCTTTACGCCAGACCGGAAGGCGCGCTTTGTGCCCGTCCTGCCGCCACCGCCCTTCGCCCCGGCCCCGGGCCGCTTCATATTCAATACCGGGCGGGTCCGGGATCACTGGCACACCATGACTCGCACCGGCAAAACCCCGCGCCTGTCTGCGCACTACGCCGAACCGTTTGTCGAAATCCACCCCGCTGACGCCGACCGGCTCAACATCGCCCGGGCCAGTCTGGTGCGCCTGTCCAATCGGCACGGTAGCGTCGTCGTGCGCGCATTGGTGACCGACCGGCAGCGGCGTGGCCATTTGTTTAGCCCTATGCACTGGACCGATCAATTTGCCTCCAATGGCAGGATCGATGCGCTGGTCACGGCCAAGGTCGATCCATTCTCGTCCCAGCCTGCCCTGAAGATGGCCGAGGTCGAGGCCGAACCGGTCAATGCCGCGCTGTTCGGCTTCTTTGTGTCGGCTCAGCGTCCTGCGCTGGACAGCGCCTATTGGGCCGTGGCGGAGGCTGTCGGCGGGATGCGGGGCGAGCTGGCCTGGTTCGAGCAACCCGCCGATTGGGATCACTGGCTACGATCTGCCTTTGCGCTGCCGCAAGCCGCGCGCATCCATTCGATGCTCGATAGTGGCTCGGGTCGTCGAAGTTTTGTCGTGCTCGAACAGGGGCAGCTCGTCGTGGCGCTCTACACCGCCCCCGAGCCGGTTGCCGTGTCGCGGCAATGGGCAGTGGGTCTTTTGTCAGCCCAGGGGTTGAGCGCCTCAACGGTCCTTGCAGGCCGACCAGGCGCCGACATGCCCGATAGCGGGGCCATTGTCTGCTCGTGTTTTTCGGTGGGGGTCAACACCATTACCGCCGCGGTCACCGCTCAGGGCTGCAGCACCGTCGAGGCTGTCGGCGCATGCACCAAGGCT
- a CDS encoding ABC transporter permease — translation MSIASDIGSKGRSDDRRQKLFAGINRASAWLGALGLGWLTPLLKIAAGDNPREQMGELRDSLVFPLMGIVIFGLAWAALAPQVQTSLGAIPGPVEVWEQAGALWQDHVDEREKEAAFYTRQDDRNAKLIAEGREDDVKFRGFTGKPTFIDQIFTSLKTVGLGFAIATVIAVPLGIASGLSRPFNGALNPLVQLFKPVSPLAWLPIVTMIVSAVYVDVNDAFPKALIISAVTVTLCSLWPTLINTALGVASIDKDLINVGKVLQLSTPTTIAKLVLPSAMPLIFTGLRLSLGVGWMVLIAAEMLAQNPGLGKFVWDEFQNGSSNSLARIIVAVLTIGVIGFMLDRVMFTLQTAFTFSSNR, via the coding sequence ATGAGCATCGCCAGCGACATCGGCTCCAAGGGCCGTTCAGATGATAGACGCCAGAAGCTGTTTGCCGGGATCAATCGCGCATCGGCCTGGCTGGGCGCCCTAGGGCTGGGGTGGTTGACGCCACTGCTCAAGATCGCTGCGGGCGACAATCCGCGCGAACAGATGGGCGAGCTGCGCGACAGTCTGGTGTTCCCGCTGATGGGCATTGTCATTTTTGGTTTGGCCTGGGCGGCACTGGCCCCGCAGGTGCAGACATCGCTGGGCGCCATTCCAGGGCCGGTGGAGGTCTGGGAGCAGGCCGGTGCGCTGTGGCAGGACCATGTCGACGAGCGTGAAAAAGAGGCCGCGTTCTATACCCGGCAGGACGACCGCAACGCCAAGCTGATCGCCGAGGGTCGCGAGGATGACGTCAAGTTCCGTGGCTTTACTGGCAAGCCGACCTTCATCGACCAGATTTTCACGTCCCTGAAAACGGTCGGCCTTGGCTTTGCGATTGCCACGGTCATTGCCGTGCCGCTGGGTATCGCATCGGGGCTCAGCCGCCCCTTCAATGGAGCACTCAATCCCCTGGTGCAATTGTTCAAGCCGGTTTCACCGCTGGCCTGGCTGCCCATCGTCACCATGATCGTTTCGGCAGTCTATGTGGACGTCAATGACGCCTTCCCCAAGGCGCTGATCATCTCGGCGGTGACTGTGACGCTGTGCTCGCTGTGGCCAACCCTGATCAACACGGCATTGGGTGTCGCCTCGATCGACAAGGATCTGATCAATGTCGGCAAGGTGCTGCAACTATCGACACCGACCACCATCGCCAAGCTGGTGCTGCCCTCGGCCATGCCGCTTATCTTCACCGGACTGCGCCTGTCACTGGGTGTGGGCTGGATGGTGCTGATCGCTGCTGAAATGCTGGCGCAGAACCCGGGACTGGGGAAATTCGTCTGGGATGAATTCCAGAACGGCTCCTCCAATTCGCTGGCCCGCATCATCGTGGCAGTGCTGACCATCGGCGTCATCGGCTTCATGCTCGACCGCGTGATGTTCACCCTGCAGACAGCCTTCACCTTCTCGTCGAACCGCTAG
- a CDS encoding ABC transporter ATP-binding protein has translation MPAILELSDVCKHYGEGAKRAEVLSGINLSVEEGEFVAILGFSGAGKTTLISMLAGLTEPDRGGIIFRNREISGPSPERGVVFQSYSLMPWLSVGGNVDLAVNAVHRTKSRVERLALRNHYINMVGLAHAVDRRPAELSGGMRQRVAVARALAMQPEILLMDEPLSALDALTRSKLQDEFALISEAEKKTIILITNDVDEAILLADRVIPLTPGPAATLGPEFSVGIERPRDRAALNGDDRFITLRREITEYLMDVGAGRNASGDHDVALPNVVPISRGKSQKLPAAYANAAASPTEAGYVEFSQVSKVYPTPKGPLTVVDGFDFKMNKGEFVTLIGHSGCGKSTVLSMVAGLNPISSGGVVLDNSEVVGAGPDRAVVFQAPSLMPWLTARENVALGVDRVYPNASAAERRDVVEYYLNRVGLGDSMHRQASELSNGMKQRVGIARAFALSPKLLLLDEPFGMLDSITRWELQDVLMDVWAKTQVTAICVTHDVDEAILLADRVVMMSNGPNARIGNVMDVDLPRPRSRKALLAHKDYYAYREELLGFLEAYEGGANPDQETLDRIRNKRTQRTSSGQMPHSAA, from the coding sequence ATGCCAGCCATTCTCGAACTGTCCGATGTGTGCAAGCACTATGGCGAAGGTGCCAAGCGCGCCGAAGTTCTTTCCGGCATCAATCTGAGCGTTGAAGAGGGCGAGTTTGTCGCCATTCTCGGCTTCTCGGGTGCGGGCAAGACGACGTTGATCTCCATGCTGGCGGGGCTGACAGAGCCCGATCGCGGCGGGATCATCTTCCGCAATCGCGAAATCAGCGGACCGAGCCCGGAGCGCGGCGTGGTGTTCCAGTCCTATTCGCTGATGCCCTGGCTATCGGTGGGCGGCAATGTGGATCTGGCCGTCAACGCCGTGCACAGGACCAAGAGCCGGGTCGAACGCCTGGCGCTGCGCAACCACTATATCAACATGGTCGGTCTCGCCCACGCTGTGGACCGCCGCCCTGCCGAGTTGTCGGGGGGTATGCGCCAGCGCGTGGCCGTCGCCCGGGCACTGGCCATGCAGCCGGAAATCCTGCTGATGGACGAACCGCTCTCAGCACTCGATGCACTGACGCGCTCCAAGCTGCAGGACGAATTCGCGCTGATCTCGGAGGCCGAGAAAAAGACCATCATCCTGATCACCAATGATGTGGATGAAGCCATCCTGCTGGCCGACCGGGTGATCCCGCTGACACCAGGACCGGCGGCAACGCTTGGGCCCGAATTTTCTGTCGGCATTGAACGTCCGCGTGACCGCGCCGCCCTGAATGGCGATGACCGGTTCATCACGCTACGTCGCGAGATCACCGAATACCTCATGGATGTGGGTGCTGGTCGCAATGCGTCGGGCGACCATGATGTGGCGCTGCCCAATGTGGTGCCGATCAGTCGCGGCAAGTCCCAGAAGCTGCCGGCGGCCTATGCCAATGCCGCCGCATCGCCCACCGAAGCGGGCTATGTCGAGTTCTCTCAGGTCTCCAAGGTCTACCCCACGCCCAAAGGTCCGCTGACCGTGGTGGACGGCTTCGACTTCAAGATGAACAAGGGCGAGTTCGTCACCCTGATCGGCCATTCGGGCTGCGGCAAGTCCACGGTGCTGTCGATGGTGGCGGGCCTGAACCCGATTTCCTCGGGCGGCGTCGTGCTGGACAATTCCGAGGTAGTCGGCGCCGGACCCGACCGCGCCGTGGTGTTCCAGGCACCTTCGCTCATGCCCTGGCTGACCGCCCGCGAAAACGTGGCACTGGGTGTGGACCGGGTTTACCCCAATGCCAGCGCTGCCGAGCGGCGCGACGTTGTCGAATACTATCTCAATCGCGTCGGGCTGGGCGACTCCATGCACCGTCAGGCCAGCGAGTTGTCCAATGGCATGAAGCAGCGCGTCGGCATTGCCCGCGCCTTCGCCCTGTCGCCCAAGCTGCTGCTGCTCGATGAGCCCTTCGGCATGCTCGACAGCATCACCCGCTGGGAGTTGCAGGATGTGCTGATGGATGTCTGGGCCAAAACCCAGGTGACCGCCATCTGCGTCACCCATGATGTCGACGAGGCCATCCTGCTGGCCGACCGGGTCGTGATGATGTCGAACGGTCCCAATGCCCGGATTGGCAATGTGATGGATGTCGACCTGCCCCGACCGCGCTCGCGCAAGGCGCTGCTCGCCCACAAGGATTACTACGCCTATCGCGAGGAATTGCTGGGCTTCCTCGAGGCCTATGAAGGCGGTGCCAATCCGGATCAGGAAACGCTCGATCGCATTCGCAACAAGCGCACGCAGCGCACCAGTTCGGGCCAGATGCCCCATTCGGCGGCCTGA
- a CDS encoding NAD-dependent epimerase/dehydratase family protein gives MTKVLVTGGSGKLGRAVLRDLVAHGYDVLNLDQQPLTEAICPSVQVDLTDFGQVAAAIMGGVDERGGPFDAVVHLAAIPAPGRAPNAATFANNVPTTYNVFEASRMAGIKNITFASSETVLGLPFDTPPPYAPVDEEYYPRPESAYSLGKLLDETMAAQFCRWDPDLRISALRFSNVMNPEDYAAFPKFDHDPMLRKWNLWAYIDARDGAQAVRRCIQADFTGFEAFIIANADSVMTRSNMSLLAEVFPGVETKGNLTNNGTLLSIEKAKRMLGYSPQFSWRNEVAAKN, from the coding sequence ATGACCAAAGTTCTCGTCACAGGTGGTAGCGGCAAGCTTGGACGCGCAGTGCTGCGGGATCTGGTCGCGCATGGATATGACGTGCTCAACCTTGATCAGCAGCCACTCACCGAAGCCATCTGCCCCAGCGTTCAGGTCGATCTGACTGATTTCGGTCAGGTTGCGGCAGCGATCATGGGCGGGGTGGACGAGCGCGGCGGGCCATTCGACGCGGTTGTTCACCTGGCTGCCATTCCGGCGCCCGGCCGCGCGCCCAATGCCGCAACCTTCGCCAACAATGTGCCCACCACCTATAATGTTTTTGAGGCCTCGCGCATGGCGGGCATCAAGAACATCACGTTTGCCTCGAGTGAAACCGTACTGGGTCTGCCCTTTGATACCCCCCCGCCCTATGCACCGGTCGATGAGGAATACTATCCGCGTCCGGAATCGGCCTATTCGCTGGGCAAACTGCTCGATGAAACCATGGCTGCCCAGTTCTGCCGCTGGGATCCTGATCTCCGCATCTCGGCGCTGCGCTTTTCCAATGTGATGAACCCGGAAGACTATGCTGCCTTCCCCAAGTTCGATCACGACCCGATGCTGCGCAAATGGAATCTGTGGGCCTATATCGACGCCCGTGACGGGGCTCAGGCCGTGCGGCGCTGCATTCAGGCTGATTTTACGGGCTTTGAGGCCTTCATCATTGCCAATGCAGATAGCGTGATGACGCGCTCCAACATGTCGCTGCTGGCCGAGGTTTTTCCGGGCGTGGAAACCAAGGGCAACCTCACCAATAACGGCACGCTGCTCTCGATCGAGAAGGCCAAGCGCATGCTGGGCTATTCGCCGCAGTTCAGCTGGCGCAATGAGGTCGCTGCCAAGAATTAA
- a CDS encoding CmpA/NrtA family ABC transporter substrate-binding protein, giving the protein MSTTHLTAGFLPLLDSVLLVLAREKGFAEAEGLDLNLVRETSWANIRDKAALGHFDIAQMLAPMPLAASLGLTPLASEMIAPVVCGLGNNAITVSADLWRSMADHGAPGNLAAGPSGAALAKVVAASRRKLRFGVVHQTSSHNYELRYWLAASGIQPDRDIEIVVLPPSLLPDALGSSGLDGYCVGEPWNSIGVATKGAHMVTTKAAIWQSSPDKVIGMRADWAQAQPERVAAIIRAIYRAGEFCADPANHAEIAQIMAKPAYLNAAPDIVGRALSGRFEIGAGAVAQVPDHFIPNASAANFPWKSHALWYYSQMVRWGEVTSSPTNAAIAAACFRPDLYRTALAPLEINVPVLDDKTDGTHDRPYQIAGTRGSLTMGPDQFFDGQVFDPSALDRYIAEQARS; this is encoded by the coding sequence ATGTCCACAACGCACCTCACCGCCGGTTTCCTGCCCCTGCTCGACAGCGTGCTGCTGGTGCTGGCGCGCGAAAAAGGCTTCGCTGAGGCCGAAGGGCTCGACCTCAATCTGGTGCGCGAGACCAGTTGGGCCAATATCCGCGACAAGGCGGCGCTGGGGCATTTTGATATAGCCCAGATGCTGGCGCCCATGCCCTTGGCCGCTAGTCTGGGCCTGACGCCACTGGCCAGCGAGATGATCGCGCCAGTCGTTTGCGGGCTGGGCAATAACGCCATCACGGTAAGCGCCGATCTGTGGCGCTCCATGGCAGATCACGGCGCGCCGGGCAATCTTGCTGCGGGCCCATCGGGCGCCGCGCTGGCCAAGGTTGTCGCCGCGTCGCGGCGCAAGCTGCGCTTTGGCGTGGTGCATCAGACCTCGTCCCACAATTACGAATTGCGCTATTGGCTGGCTGCCAGCGGCATCCAGCCTGATCGCGATATCGAGATCGTCGTGTTGCCGCCCTCTTTGCTTCCCGACGCGCTGGGGAGCAGCGGGCTGGATGGCTATTGCGTGGGTGAGCCTTGGAACAGCATTGGCGTGGCCACCAAAGGCGCGCATATGGTCACCACCAAGGCTGCAATCTGGCAGTCCAGCCCGGACAAGGTCATCGGTATGCGCGCCGACTGGGCGCAGGCACAACCCGAACGGGTTGCGGCCATCATCCGGGCGATCTACCGCGCCGGTGAGTTCTGCGCCGACCCGGCCAATCACGCCGAAATTGCCCAGATCATGGCAAAGCCCGCCTATCTCAACGCGGCGCCCGATATTGTCGGTCGCGCGCTGAGCGGTCGGTTCGAGATTGGCGCCGGCGCGGTGGCGCAGGTGCCCGATCACTTCATTCCCAATGCCAGCGCTGCCAACTTCCCCTGGAAGAGCCATGCGCTGTGGTATTACTCTCAGATGGTGCGCTGGGGCGAGGTGACGAGCAGCCCGACCAATGCAGCCATCGCGGCAGCCTGCTTCCGTCCTGATCTGTATCGCACGGCCCTGGCACCCCTTGAGATCAATGTGCCGGTGCTCGACGACAAGACCGACGGCACCCACGACCGCCCCTACCAGATCGCGGGCACACGCGGTTCGCTCACCATGGGGCCCGACCAGTTCTTTGACGGTCAGGTCTTCGACCCCTCCGCCCTCGACCGCTACATCGCCGAACAGGCGCGCAGCTGA